The Pirellulimonas nuda genome includes a region encoding these proteins:
- a CDS encoding PEP-CTERM sorting domain-containing protein, which translates to MKQLLKLNYLIRNKLVHYLSRISTMRTLICSLAVLVAGYSNAAVMVTGEVSDLGGGLSQILVNIASDTGPIATVDFSAGGTDPSVDSGFFGPLNQVQFFSQPTVNNNFASPVPGQYDPSLDSRFLFNTGSGMGVNVALAETEGANFLKGAYNLTEAVSSLNVARLVVPTSALGVVTYSGNVVLADLTRVEITGMLPGGSTDIPEPSTLALAGLAIAGVMLRRRVA; encoded by the coding sequence GTGAAGCAGCTGTTGAAGCTCAACTATCTGATTCGAAACAAACTTGTGCATTACCTTTCAAGGATTTCCACTATGCGTACACTTATTTGCTCTCTTGCGGTTTTGGTGGCAGGTTACTCCAACGCCGCCGTTATGGTTACCGGTGAAGTCAGCGACTTGGGCGGAGGTCTGTCGCAGATCCTCGTGAACATCGCGAGCGATACCGGCCCGATCGCAACCGTTGACTTCTCTGCTGGTGGCACCGATCCCTCGGTTGACTCGGGCTTCTTCGGTCCGCTCAATCAAGTGCAGTTTTTCTCCCAGCCGACCGTGAACAATAACTTTGCCAGCCCAGTGCCGGGTCAGTACGATCCCTCGCTCGACTCGCGATTCCTGTTCAACACGGGCAGCGGAATGGGGGTCAACGTCGCTCTCGCCGAGACTGAGGGTGCTAATTTCCTGAAGGGCGCCTATAACTTGACCGAAGCGGTTTCGAGCCTGAACGTTGCTCGTTTGGTTGTCCCCACGTCCGCCCTTGGCGTTGTCACCTACAGCGGCAACGTTGTTCTGGCTGACCTGACACGGGTTGAGATCACCGGCATGCTGCCTGGTGGCTCGACCGATATCCCCGAGCCCAGCACCCTGGCCCTGGCCGGTCTGGCCATCGCCGGCGTCATGCTGCGTCGCCGTGTCGCCTAG
- a CDS encoding PEP-CTERM sorting domain-containing protein, with protein MSWKSLTCAAALAAMVSPVLAVPNVVATNPTLSGSNYSWSIGVDPDDALYGANPGGGANGGSVAIEWTLSSTGLSAAAKNAANFPNDNPGMSGPDGVSPVAAGAATVNLGSTFLTGAGTFEAVTLTVPGPTITTGGLGNSHVSTVNVGGVYSAAGPPLAVGGTRGLIAQAGANSLLDAGKKFQYQVFGGDANFSGGATPVNSIDLTIFGSNFNKPGTYTWAQGNFTGSAAVDSADLTVFGANFNKVLTAFVIPPAAVGGAIGGAGVPEPGSMVLAGLASIGLIAAARRNKK; from the coding sequence ATGTCTTGGAAAAGTCTAACGTGTGCCGCGGCCTTGGCCGCGATGGTGAGCCCGGTGTTGGCCGTGCCGAATGTCGTGGCTACAAACCCGACGCTCAGCGGTTCGAACTACAGCTGGTCGATTGGGGTTGACCCGGACGACGCGCTCTACGGGGCAAACCCGGGCGGTGGGGCGAACGGGGGTTCCGTAGCGATTGAGTGGACCCTGTCGTCAACGGGCCTGTCAGCGGCAGCCAAGAACGCTGCAAATTTCCCGAATGACAACCCCGGCATGAGTGGCCCCGATGGTGTTTCGCCCGTTGCCGCTGGTGCCGCAACCGTCAACCTTGGGAGCACCTTCCTCACTGGCGCCGGCACTTTCGAGGCCGTCACGCTAACCGTCCCTGGACCCACGATCACCACCGGCGGACTTGGTAACAGCCACGTCAGCACCGTGAATGTCGGCGGCGTCTACAGTGCGGCTGGCCCCCCTCTTGCTGTCGGTGGCACTCGCGGGTTGATCGCCCAGGCCGGTGCCAACTCCCTTTTGGACGCTGGGAAGAAGTTCCAGTACCAGGTTTTTGGTGGTGACGCCAACTTCTCTGGCGGAGCAACGCCGGTAAACTCCATTGACCTCACGATCTTCGGTTCCAATTTCAACAAGCCCGGAACTTACACTTGGGCTCAAGGAAACTTCACTGGCTCAGCTGCGGTTGACTCCGCTGACTTGACCGTGTTCGGTGCCAACTTTAACAAGGTTCTCACGGCGTTCGTCATCCCGCCCGCCGCCGTGGGTGGTGCCATCGGCGGTGCCGGAGTGCCTGAGCCGGGCTCGATGGTGTTGGCCGGCTTGGCCTCGATCGGCTTGATCGCTGCCGCCCGTCGCAACAAGAAGTAG
- the pepF gene encoding oligoendopeptidase F, with protein sequence MAKTKKLPPRSKAKPADTWDLASLFPSDAEWEKAFSAWEKQVSKYEKFRGKLDDPKQLAACLRFDSKLDRDAERIGSYAFLRTAEDTANSTHQRMQGRFQNVASRAGQAASFIRPELLALSDAKLKKLMAAKELAPYRLLLERIVRYKPHTLSDKEERLLAMQSEMAHASDQIFRQLTDADLRFGFVENEKGESVELSNSTFSLFLHSPKRSVRKQAFHQFYDQYQGHENSLAAALRGSVQRDIYYARARDYDSARGMALFADDVPVSVYDNLISAVRAKLPALYRYFDLRKRRMKLKELHHYDTYVPILSDLDVRHTWEQASAKILASLAPLGDQYVSVLESGLRGRWCDRYPNQGKQSGAFSAGSFDGDPFILMNYQPDVLDHVFTLAHEAGHSMHSYYSSKHQPFEYYDYVIFVAEVASTFNEQLLSRHMMDSAGSDQERAYLINREIDAIRGTIIRQTMFAEFEKVIHELAEANEPLTVERFKQEYRGLLEAYFGPGFAIDPQLELECLRIPHFYRAFYVYKYATGLSAAIALSERVLSGGKPELDAYLSFLKGGCSKYPLELLRDAGVDMTSPKPVATALDRFEGLVDELDGLLG encoded by the coding sequence ATGGCAAAGACCAAGAAGCTCCCCCCCCGCAGCAAAGCAAAGCCGGCCGATACGTGGGACCTGGCGAGCCTGTTCCCCTCGGACGCCGAGTGGGAGAAGGCGTTCAGCGCCTGGGAGAAGCAGGTCTCCAAGTACGAAAAGTTCCGCGGCAAGCTGGACGACCCGAAGCAGCTCGCCGCGTGTCTGAGGTTCGACAGCAAGCTCGACCGCGACGCAGAGCGGATCGGCTCGTACGCGTTCTTGCGGACCGCGGAGGACACCGCCAACAGCACCCACCAGCGGATGCAGGGGCGGTTCCAGAACGTCGCCAGCCGCGCGGGGCAGGCCGCCAGCTTCATCCGGCCCGAGCTGCTGGCGCTCTCAGACGCCAAGCTGAAGAAGCTGATGGCCGCCAAGGAGCTGGCGCCCTACCGGCTGCTGCTGGAGCGGATCGTGCGCTACAAGCCGCACACGCTCTCGGACAAGGAAGAGCGGCTGCTGGCGATGCAGAGCGAGATGGCCCACGCGTCGGACCAGATCTTCCGCCAGCTCACCGACGCCGACCTGCGGTTCGGCTTTGTGGAGAATGAGAAGGGCGAGTCGGTCGAGCTCTCCAACAGCACGTTCAGCCTGTTCCTTCACTCCCCCAAGCGGAGCGTCCGCAAGCAGGCCTTCCACCAGTTCTACGACCAGTACCAGGGGCACGAGAACTCCTTGGCGGCCGCGCTGCGGGGCTCGGTGCAGCGCGACATCTACTACGCCCGGGCGCGCGACTACGACAGCGCCCGCGGCATGGCGTTGTTCGCGGACGACGTGCCGGTGAGCGTGTACGACAACCTGATCTCCGCGGTCCGCGCGAAGCTGCCGGCGCTGTACCGTTACTTCGACCTGCGCAAGCGGCGGATGAAGCTCAAGGAGCTCCACCACTACGACACCTACGTGCCGATCCTCAGCGACCTGGACGTCCGCCACACGTGGGAGCAGGCGAGCGCCAAGATCCTGGCGTCGCTGGCCCCGCTGGGAGACCAGTACGTCAGCGTGCTCGAGTCGGGCCTCCGCGGCCGGTGGTGCGACCGCTACCCCAACCAGGGGAAGCAGTCGGGCGCGTTCAGCGCGGGCTCGTTCGACGGCGACCCGTTCATCCTGATGAACTACCAGCCCGACGTGCTGGATCACGTGTTCACGCTGGCGCACGAGGCGGGGCACTCCATGCACAGCTACTACTCGTCGAAGCACCAGCCGTTTGAGTACTACGACTACGTGATCTTCGTCGCCGAGGTGGCCAGCACGTTCAACGAGCAGCTCCTGAGCCGGCACATGATGGACTCAGCCGGCAGCGACCAGGAGCGCGCCTACCTGATCAACCGCGAGATCGACGCCATCCGCGGCACGATCATCCGCCAGACGATGTTCGCCGAGTTCGAGAAGGTGATCCACGAGCTGGCCGAAGCGAACGAGCCGCTGACCGTTGAGCGGTTCAAGCAGGAGTACCGGGGGCTGCTGGAGGCGTACTTCGGCCCCGGCTTCGCGATCGACCCGCAGCTAGAGCTCGAGTGCCTGCGGATCCCGCACTTCTACCGCGCGTTCTACGTGTACAAGTACGCGACGGGCCTGTCGGCCGCGATCGCGCTGAGCGAGCGCGTGCTTTCGGGGGGCAAGCCGGAGCTCGACGCGTACCTCAGCTTCCTCAAGGGGGGCTGCTCGAAGTACCCGCTGGAGCTGCTGCGCGACGCGGGGGTCGACATGACCAGCCCCAAGCCGGTGGCGACGGCGCTCGATCGGTTCGAGGGGTTGGTGGACGAGCTGGACGGGCTGTTGGGGTGA
- a CDS encoding Uma2 family endonuclease translates to MSTTLVQPQTPAVAPSVAAPPAAALSDVPSPRLAQFSIEQYHQIVAAGVFGMEQPPRRIEFLEGVFVEMSAVGYRHRQVIDELMYWALGAFPRDAWHASVQQPIQLINSRSVPEPDLAIYRPGGWGGNHPKAEHAGLVIEVADSTLVLDLGYKMRLYAKGGVAEYWVCDVANKTIVVHRAPENGRYGSIESFTGNATVAPLALPTAVVTPEAIFGGSHES, encoded by the coding sequence ATGAGCACCACGCTAGTTCAGCCCCAGACGCCCGCCGTCGCTCCCTCTGTCGCTGCGCCGCCCGCCGCAGCGCTTTCGGACGTCCCATCGCCTCGCCTCGCGCAGTTCTCGATCGAGCAGTACCACCAGATCGTGGCCGCCGGCGTGTTCGGCATGGAGCAGCCGCCCCGACGGATCGAGTTCCTCGAAGGGGTTTTTGTTGAGATGTCAGCGGTAGGGTATCGCCATCGTCAGGTTATTGACGAACTCATGTACTGGGCGCTCGGGGCGTTTCCACGCGACGCGTGGCACGCCAGCGTCCAACAGCCGATCCAGCTCATCAACTCACGGAGCGTGCCCGAGCCCGACTTAGCAATCTACCGACCGGGGGGATGGGGTGGAAATCATCCCAAGGCGGAGCACGCCGGGCTGGTGATTGAGGTCGCTGATTCGACCCTCGTGCTAGACCTCGGCTATAAGATGCGGCTCTACGCCAAGGGGGGCGTGGCGGAGTATTGGGTGTGCGACGTAGCGAACAAGACGATCGTGGTCCACCGCGCGCCGGAGAACGGACGTTACGGTTCGATTGAGTCGTTCACCGGGAACGCCACAGTCGCCCCCCTGGCGCTCCCGACGGCGGTCGTGACGCCCGAAGCGATCTTCGGCGGTTCGCACGAGTCGTGA
- a CDS encoding beta-ketoacyl-ACP synthase III — MVRRCAAFRLMGVRVLGSGSFVPDNVVTNDDLASLGCDAEWIVQRTGIRERRHAPPGMATSDMAVEASRRAIAAAGVDPAEIDLVVLATLSPDHLLPQTASAVQDRLGLNCAAMDVSAACAGFVYALVTGAQFVGNGCARSVLVIGADTNSRVVDPADKKTYPLFGDGAGAVVIGPGSAEQGLLSYTMGADGAGTSLLYRPTGGVQRPFGECLTQGPKAWVDASWMKMDGRPVFKWAVRLMEDSFRQVLQHAGQTQDRVDLWLLHQANMRILDAAITSMGIEPGRVPAQLDRYGNTSAGSIPMILDEALLAGRIQPGNEVMFCGFGAGLSWGTALWKW; from the coding sequence ATGGTCCGCCGCTGCGCCGCCTTCCGCCTGATGGGGGTCCGCGTGCTGGGCTCCGGCTCGTTCGTGCCCGACAACGTGGTCACCAACGACGACCTCGCCTCGCTCGGCTGCGACGCCGAGTGGATCGTCCAGCGGACCGGCATCCGCGAGCGGCGCCACGCCCCCCCCGGCATGGCCACCAGCGACATGGCCGTTGAGGCCTCGCGGCGGGCGATCGCGGCGGCCGGCGTCGACCCCGCCGAGATCGACCTGGTGGTGCTCGCCACCCTCTCGCCCGACCACCTGCTGCCGCAGACCGCCTCGGCGGTGCAGGACCGGCTCGGCCTGAACTGCGCCGCGATGGACGTCTCGGCCGCCTGCGCGGGATTCGTCTACGCGTTGGTGACCGGCGCCCAGTTTGTAGGGAACGGTTGCGCGCGGAGCGTGCTGGTGATCGGGGCCGACACGAACAGCCGGGTCGTCGACCCGGCCGACAAGAAAACCTACCCGCTGTTCGGCGACGGCGCGGGCGCCGTGGTGATCGGGCCGGGCTCGGCCGAGCAGGGGCTGCTCTCCTACACGATGGGCGCCGACGGCGCCGGCACGTCGCTGCTGTACCGCCCGACCGGCGGCGTGCAGCGGCCCTTCGGCGAGTGCCTGACCCAGGGCCCCAAGGCGTGGGTGGACGCCTCGTGGATGAAGATGGACGGCCGGCCGGTGTTCAAGTGGGCGGTGCGGCTGATGGAAGACTCGTTCCGGCAGGTGCTGCAGCACGCGGGACAGACGCAAGACCGGGTCGACCTGTGGCTGCTGCACCAAGCCAACATGCGGATCCTGGACGCCGCGATCACGAGCATGGGGATCGAACCGGGCCGGGTCCCCGCGCAGCTCGACCGCTACGGCAACACCTCGGCCGGCAGCATCCCGATGATCCTCGACGAAGCGCTGCTCGCGGGCCGCATCCAGCCGGGCAACGAAGTCATGTTCTGCGGCTTCGGCGCCGGCCTCAGTTGGGGCACCGCGCTTTGGAAGTGGTGA
- a CDS encoding S8 family serine peptidase produces the protein MPAGANLGWSPLVGVGGSVRVGLLDTLPYGILPQNNLGVRLIEQVSFLDLAPADQPAAMPEGFDPHETLAADVIAGASATHPGIASGASIHLASINDSPSLRAGAAWLANHAQADVWNFSFGFGENQNGQSSDELFIDWIATASGALVVQSAGNNGQTVNRIANPGGFFNGITVGAMDELTQGRSTYSSYRLNGCAECRAKPDILAPGNFVTDGLTQSQTGTSFAAPHVAGTAAVLLEIADSQLGADPARLFARATILNSARKRGVGGPAPGLSQSFDFGANNATNDRNYLVAGDQALQTGAAGLTGSWTPTEWSVAAGVFTTTRPLDEEQGVGLLDTQRSVIQTVAGRQGPGSVAAIGWDLGSQCDCGAGALSYTLGSAAAQGAFLTATLVWDRVVMEADGDGVIESSDSYTAAPLEHLSLLVRDGLGQVVAQSLSIDDNLQHLHVPLALAASGDYSIEVAGATTPTPFGLAWWLSDAGLLPGDFDRDGSVTLQDLAVWRSGFGATSIARGGITPGDANGDLAIDAADYSLWRDHLGQSIFPAATAGVAAPEPTGLALGVLLALAAAAGAGRLRPTRHVGFAQFHSPTAADSNG, from the coding sequence TTGCCAGCAGGCGCGAATCTGGGGTGGTCGCCGTTGGTCGGCGTCGGCGGTAGTGTGCGTGTCGGCCTGCTAGATACGCTCCCCTACGGCATTCTGCCGCAGAACAACCTAGGGGTTAGACTGATCGAGCAGGTCTCCTTCCTGGACCTGGCCCCAGCAGACCAGCCCGCGGCTATGCCCGAAGGCTTCGACCCACACGAAACGCTCGCAGCCGATGTGATCGCGGGCGCCAGCGCCACTCATCCCGGCATTGCTTCGGGCGCGTCGATTCACTTGGCGTCCATCAACGACAGCCCTTCACTCAGAGCAGGCGCCGCTTGGTTAGCCAACCATGCACAGGCGGACGTCTGGAACTTCAGTTTCGGGTTCGGAGAGAACCAGAACGGGCAAAGCTCCGACGAACTTTTCATCGACTGGATTGCGACTGCGTCGGGCGCCCTTGTCGTGCAGTCGGCGGGCAACAATGGTCAGACCGTCAATCGCATAGCGAATCCGGGCGGGTTCTTTAACGGCATTACGGTTGGGGCGATGGACGAGCTCACGCAGGGCCGGTCCACCTACTCGTCCTATCGCTTGAACGGCTGCGCAGAATGCCGCGCAAAACCAGACATTCTCGCTCCCGGAAACTTCGTGACCGATGGTCTGACCCAGTCTCAGACCGGCACCAGCTTCGCCGCTCCGCATGTGGCCGGCACCGCCGCGGTGCTGCTAGAGATTGCTGATTCCCAGCTTGGCGCCGACCCCGCACGGTTGTTCGCCCGGGCCACCATCCTTAACTCGGCCCGCAAACGCGGCGTCGGGGGTCCGGCGCCGGGGCTGAGCCAATCGTTTGATTTCGGCGCCAACAACGCCACAAACGACCGTAATTATCTCGTTGCCGGCGACCAGGCGCTGCAGACCGGCGCTGCCGGGCTCACGGGGTCGTGGACCCCTACCGAGTGGAGCGTCGCCGCTGGGGTCTTCACCACCACCCGGCCGCTTGACGAAGAACAGGGCGTCGGCCTGCTCGACACCCAGCGGTCCGTCATCCAAACCGTCGCGGGCCGGCAGGGGCCGGGCAGCGTCGCCGCCATCGGCTGGGACCTCGGCTCTCAATGCGATTGCGGCGCCGGCGCGCTGAGCTACACCCTGGGCTCGGCCGCCGCCCAAGGGGCGTTCCTGACCGCGACGCTGGTCTGGGATCGGGTGGTGATGGAAGCAGACGGCGACGGCGTAATCGAGTCCAGCGACAGCTACACGGCCGCGCCGCTTGAGCACCTCAGCCTGCTCGTCCGCGACGGTCTGGGGCAGGTCGTCGCCCAGAGCCTGTCGATCGACGACAACCTGCAGCACTTGCACGTGCCGCTAGCACTCGCGGCCAGCGGCGACTACTCGATCGAGGTCGCCGGCGCGACCACCCCGACCCCGTTCGGCCTGGCCTGGTGGCTGAGCGATGCCGGCTTGCTGCCGGGGGACTTCGATCGGGACGGTTCGGTCACCCTGCAGGACCTCGCCGTGTGGAGGTCTGGGTTTGGGGCCACGTCCATCGCCCGCGGCGGCATCACGCCTGGGGACGCCAACGGCGACCTAGCGATCGACGCGGCCGACTACAGCCTCTGGCGAGATCACCTGGGGCAGTCGATCTTCCCCGCGGCGACCGCCGGCGTGGCGGCCCCGGAGCCGACGGGTTTGGCGCTCGGCGTTCTGCTGGCGCTGGCTGCGGCGGCAGGCGCCGGCCGTCTACGCCCAACGCGACACGTGGGCTTCGCACAGTTCCACTCGCCCACCGCGGCCGACTCTAACGGTTAA
- a CDS encoding multiheme c-type cytochrome, with protein sequence MVVLVAATALVVVRCGQLAQRRAPAADSHCAASEPADDDLSLLLKACPHAAEFLAQQATGLAPPYHQTAAFQPAASAAITGVRIADARGDWLVNPDAWRVPEEHASPPQSAPPGEPPASAAGVDPNNAAPTAQPADPPPGEGATQSPTREPQAHSSEPEASGPGVGRDSGPAESAIEPQHTPAADAGGSPATPLFGAPQVGTPGATPRAEGAPLFHAPGVGGGTSAGQPPVAHPSVARPPAAYADGSPTGAGASSPKEGAEPNSDDPHGNLAHRELYSKNCYPSAAECAKCHPKQYDEWRTSSHAYAFVSPMYQKFEQKIYDLSKGTVGYFCQRCHAPIATAMYESRDTPLWEQSRAAREGISCIACHRVNERYGKVNGERRIVPGDIYAPVYGGIGGAGVAEVIANKSDYKVKTSPEEKGPGQPIHLEGRFFDQISHAEFCQSCHQVAVHPGIKLEVVWEQYRHSPAYKKGITCQDCHMGKVPGQACGYETCAIAEVGGKKVCEDRKHANHSFYGPSYSIAHPGIFPLHEDAQKWSMDQWLLFDWRAGWGTEDFEKAVEDGQVADCFPEPWTNSDDRMDARDVVEDNLDLLKKKRVVRQELMDHSLKVEGPFFAAAPQAGRPLRLHYVVTNMNEGHNTLTASLGAQPQLWANVVLIGPDGRRLWETGYTDSIGDLANQHSLDVRAGRLPFDHQLFNLQTMFLITGAVGTDREFPLPVNISFDQVPLLRPGALPISVLNHPPFIRMESQSLAPLGSRKVPYHVPAHLMTQPGRYRLSIRLRNRVEPIYFMRFCDATPEMERAMNEGILDIHPRSVEFEVR encoded by the coding sequence ATGGTCGTACTAGTCGCGGCGACGGCCCTGGTCGTCGTCCGCTGCGGCCAGCTTGCGCAGCGACGGGCGCCAGCAGCGGATTCCCACTGCGCAGCGAGCGAACCTGCCGACGACGACCTCAGCCTGCTGCTGAAGGCCTGCCCGCACGCCGCAGAGTTTCTTGCCCAACAAGCAACCGGCCTCGCGCCCCCCTACCACCAGACCGCGGCGTTCCAGCCGGCGGCCTCGGCGGCCATCACCGGCGTGCGGATCGCCGACGCCCGCGGTGATTGGTTGGTGAACCCCGATGCGTGGCGGGTTCCCGAGGAGCACGCGTCGCCGCCCCAATCTGCCCCGCCCGGCGAGCCGCCGGCGTCAGCCGCCGGAGTAGATCCAAACAACGCCGCCCCCACTGCCCAGCCGGCGGACCCGCCCCCCGGCGAAGGCGCAACGCAGTCGCCAACCCGCGAACCCCAGGCGCACTCAAGCGAGCCGGAAGCGTCAGGGCCCGGAGTGGGTCGCGACAGCGGACCTGCGGAATCGGCGATTGAGCCGCAACATACTCCGGCGGCTGACGCCGGCGGCTCGCCGGCGACTCCGCTCTTTGGAGCGCCCCAGGTAGGAACACCGGGCGCCACGCCACGTGCGGAAGGGGCGCCCTTGTTTCATGCGCCCGGCGTTGGGGGTGGGACCTCGGCGGGCCAGCCTCCGGTCGCCCACCCGTCGGTCGCCCGGCCTCCGGCGGCTTACGCCGACGGCTCGCCGACGGGCGCCGGCGCTTCCAGTCCCAAAGAGGGGGCTGAACCCAACAGCGATGATCCGCACGGGAACCTAGCCCACCGCGAGCTGTACTCCAAGAACTGCTACCCGTCGGCGGCCGAATGCGCCAAGTGCCACCCGAAGCAGTACGACGAGTGGCGGACGAGCAGCCACGCGTACGCGTTCGTCTCACCGATGTATCAGAAGTTCGAGCAGAAGATCTACGACCTCAGCAAGGGGACCGTGGGCTATTTCTGCCAGCGTTGCCACGCCCCGATCGCGACCGCGATGTACGAGTCGCGCGACACGCCGCTGTGGGAACAGAGCCGCGCGGCCCGCGAGGGGATTAGCTGCATCGCGTGCCACCGCGTGAACGAGCGCTACGGCAAGGTGAACGGGGAACGCCGCATCGTGCCGGGCGATATCTATGCGCCGGTGTACGGCGGCATCGGGGGCGCTGGGGTGGCGGAAGTGATCGCCAACAAGTCCGACTACAAAGTGAAGACCTCGCCCGAGGAGAAGGGCCCCGGCCAGCCGATCCACCTCGAGGGTCGGTTCTTCGATCAGATCTCGCACGCCGAGTTCTGCCAGAGCTGCCACCAGGTAGCGGTGCACCCCGGCATCAAGCTGGAGGTGGTGTGGGAACAATACCGCCACTCCCCCGCCTACAAGAAGGGGATCACCTGCCAAGACTGCCACATGGGCAAGGTCCCCGGCCAGGCGTGCGGGTACGAGACGTGCGCCATCGCCGAAGTCGGCGGCAAGAAGGTGTGCGAAGACCGCAAGCACGCCAACCACAGCTTCTACGGCCCCAGCTACTCCATCGCCCACCCGGGCATCTTCCCGCTGCACGAGGACGCGCAGAAGTGGTCGATGGACCAGTGGCTGCTGTTCGACTGGCGGGCCGGCTGGGGGACCGAAGACTTTGAGAAGGCCGTGGAGGATGGCCAAGTCGCCGACTGCTTCCCCGAGCCCTGGACCAACAGCGACGACCGCATGGACGCCCGCGACGTGGTCGAGGACAACCTCGATCTGCTCAAGAAGAAGCGCGTCGTGCGGCAGGAGCTGATGGACCACAGCCTGAAGGTGGAGGGGCCGTTCTTTGCGGCCGCGCCACAGGCGGGCCGGCCGCTGCGGCTGCACTACGTCGTCACCAACATGAACGAGGGGCACAACACGCTGACCGCATCGCTGGGCGCCCAGCCGCAGTTGTGGGCCAACGTGGTGCTGATCGGACCAGACGGGCGCCGGCTGTGGGAGACGGGCTACACCGACTCCATCGGCGACCTGGCGAACCAGCACTCGCTGGACGTCCGCGCGGGGCGGCTGCCGTTCGACCACCAGCTCTTCAACCTGCAGACCATGTTCCTGATCACCGGCGCGGTGGGGACCGACCGCGAGTTCCCGCTGCCGGTGAACATCAGCTTCGACCAGGTGCCGCTGCTGCGGCCCGGGGCGCTGCCGATCAGCGTGCTGAACCACCCGCCGTTCATCCGCATGGAGAGCCAGTCGCTGGCGCCGCTAGGGTCGCGGAAGGTGCCGTACCACGTGCCGGCCCACCTGATGACGCAACCGGGGCGGTACCGGCTGAGCATCCGTCTACGGAACCGCGTCGAGCCGATCTACTTCATGCGGTTCTGCGACGCGACGCCAGAGATGGAGCGGGCGATGAACGAAGGGATCCTTGATATCCATCCGCGGTCGGTAGAGTTCGAGGTGAGGTGA